aatataataaaataaactacgaattaattttaagccaaaccccgaaaaatcttaggagcgctccttcaatttgtctaagacaggcgctttcacaaaactgaatatctaatctaatataaatctaatataatctatagtctaatataaataccttttttttaaacgcatctaccacgcagaggcattagcgtatttagattaatgttacagttgatacaaatagtgtacaTACATTGgttcataattaataataataatatgtatgtgtattacaatgtatgttttaaattatataaaaaagttgacagtctttaagataagaaattattcttttagtatctgtattttcttctagggcagtcttctgtcttttatttttggtttccaaagatgcggatgtttgttgacttcatatagccttgatggagtgttgttccaagtttgttgccatttttgaattattttttgtagtataagtttatagtttaaatcgttttgtaccaatatgttactttcttcggacattaggttatttggtgcgtttttagctagtttatctacaacttcgttaccttcaattctgacatgagaaggtacccataaaaaatgaacttggattttcttatttgaaatgtttttatgctcttttttactaagaagtagaagggggttgtcacagtataattgagtcagtgaggaaaatgaatttagagaatctgtgattattatacatatttcttggtttttgttttgtattaacgatagtgcttttagaattgcaaataattcagccgaaaagatggttgtaattgacgacaattggaaactaactgagatgtcttccgaataaattgctgctccaactctgtcttcattttttgatgcatcggtgtatacgctgtaggtattgccatatctgtttaatagtgtacgaaacttttgtttaatgacggttgacgatatctctgatttcttaggttttttgatgtcgatagccggaacagatattgtccatggcgcagggttgaaaatttaatttggataagtatgatcgtatacgaaagtaaaaaggatgatcaatttgatgtgtttgttaaaatttacttgtaaatcgatcagcaaaaacgtaatGCGCAACtggattattttggtttgatgacactgctgcttcttatgttaggcttagtggaaaatatgaattttactataacgaaatataaacaaaccatgaaaatttgatgatttgaagaaagaaaatgtcaaattaggctagagcaataactgaaacaaaagaatcaagtgggaataatgtcacatatatttactctaaaaataactaacaaaagatagacattaaatgagaagtaaaaattaaaagaataatatgtcactaaaagacttgatttgtcgacgattatcaaaatttaataaaagtcacaaatgtcatccgattaataacaacattaaatcgtctgtcaataaaaaatgtgactaacaattggacaacacatagtttggatttagaagtggattgggaacaaaagaggaattgtgcgcaatggtggtactattaaaaaatgcagagattataatgaaaacgtattcatatctaatatagattttcaaaagtatttgacatagttcaacctggtaagcccatccatgcattaaaatacatacacctagataccaagatattaatttactaaaaaatctactaaaatcaaacagcggtcatgcgggtgaaagatagagagacaaatcaagcagaaattcaaaaaggagtcagccagagatgtgtgttgtcaactaatatattaggagacactatgggaaagaagtaaggaatggagtgagcatcattaataacataaaatttgcagactaaaccccaattatgacagaaaatatagaggatttacaaatttttatagaaatcattaacagataaagcaaaatgataggactaaactaaacagataaaagtcaatgtttacaaataagaaattgagtgtggttattagactgagatcgtcgaatgttatgtatggtcgcaactgctatatggggtagaagcttggaccctgacagccaaatctgtaaaaaaattaaaggcattcgaaatgtggctatataggcgtattcttaaaattccttggactgtaaaagtctcaaacgaagaagcgttaagacgaattgtctatctggacatcgtatctgggctacagttcgaaacgataaatactctattctatgcgtcatcatgcaagaaagagtagagggaagaaaagtcttgggaagaaagacaaaatctggcagataaatatcagagattggactaacttcagtgttgaagaaataatatatctaaaaaatctaaaagaatatctaatatatctataccggatcctgtaaaattttaaatacattaaattaaatctctcgtaaattataaagcctattcttagattaaaataacaaatttcttagtattatgatatgtagtattgtgataatgtgtaggtgtcagtattctttcaaaagagatttataggttggtatataaatttcacggttatgtgtcatacggtttcatctttcatacaaacattaaaaaccttaaaaagtttcattttacatacaattagcacgttggctctggaaatgcgctataaatatgcattgttaaaaatggtatacatttatatagattattatatattatatagattttcctttgtcgtcttctgattatgtatctcaattcgttcctaattaagcacatgctgtccacaaggtacctcttgtatgtatgtaaaacatacatcaacagtatgtaaaatttaaatttttaatgaaaagttaaagattagccatttattatggagttcaaaagagaagcctttacgaaaatttaagtactaataagaccaccgcaatcggacgtaccctgggtaatgaacaattaattaatcggctaatcacccgttcaatatgatttttgtcaaatcggcctttttaggaccaactattctaattaggtctataaatattaagggtgcttagcacaaatgtgacgtatttctagtgcaggaaacatatagagggccaaacctagggtatttggtattaatatgattcctgaaaaacacataataaatgtaaaagtgctatctctgctggcaaataagtaaagaaaaacttaaatgagagaggacaaaaccagtcagctgagggaacctttcaattatgttgagcttggatccactatctacctatataatgaacaatattacggttactgactgaagatctgagcacaaagcttataaaatttgtaccaaaaacacaacaattactgatatccaaagtctgcagacaagcaaagcaaagacaaagttgttaccttgcttaaaccttcaaaaactccaacgaccacaaaagctatcggtcaatatatttattttgtcagctatataaaatacttctgcacataatccttaatataattttaccgataatagaACATTAACACACCccgtaccagtaaatactaggacttttattacgtaGACAATACATAtcctgttgcacaaccaaaaacttttgttgctgaagtggaaaaaaatctaaatcatatcttaaacacaataaaaaaaatagatacaaggttgaatgctcgaataaatgaactttgaaaaattgaaaaataaaggcagatatcgagcacagttttattaattaaatcttgcccaagtactttcgctccctagagcatcttcaggggtatctgaaataagtaaaaaaacgtttttttaaaggaagaaattgattaaccgcgataaagactcgaagttattagttaataaatttttttgtgattatCGTTGTTTAAAGTATGTTAATAAGGTCTCAATTAAACTACTGTATTGGCTgaacatatattaataatattcatacattACAACATGATCATGTCGCCCATTGTCCCCGTTGGGAAGTGGTGTTgacttgacattgacatatttgaCATAGTTACCAGGTTTACGTTAAGCCTATCTTACATTAATGTCAAACACCTTCCCCTTAAAGATTAAGGCGTACCCTAGGTTTAATTGTACGTCCGAATTTTGAAACATTACATTTCTTACTATCATTATTTTTTGAGCAGCTATAATGAGGACTTACAATATCAGTATTCCTATGTTCattaaacaaatttgttaaaTCATTATCCTGAATACATACATTatttaaatcattattatcaTTATCCTTATAACTATTTGGGTTTGTGTGTGGATACAACTCAGGTTCAAGATACATGTCTGCTACATCTGATTTTGTATGTGATGGTCTTATGTGTCTTGTGTTTCTTCTAACTATCCTATTATTGCATTCCTTTCTTATCTAGTACGATCTGGGTTCTTTAGCTTTTTTTTCTACAATAACAGCTTTATACCATACTTTATCAACACTACTCTTAACAACTACATTATCCCCCCTTTTATAAGTTGTTGGTGTACGTTTACTATGTTTATCATACtgaacttttgttttttgttgttggtCCGATAACAGTTTATAAATCTCATTCTGAATTTTAGGTTGTAATTGTTCACTATTTACTGGTATTTCTGTTCTCAAAGATCTACTATTTAATATTTGTGATGGAGATGCACTTAATGAAATAATAGCAGTattattatattctaaaactaactCACGATAATCAGAGTTTtctgtaaaacttttttttaaaatttgtttacaaaTTCCTACATCCTTTTCAGCAAGGCCATTACTTTGGTGGTAATGAGGTGAACATGTCAGGActgtaatttgtttattatcgTAATATTTTTTACACTTAAATGATATAAATGGTAAATTATCTGCAATTAAAAATTGAGGATAGCCAAATCTGGAAAAAACATCTTGCATTGCATCTATTATGGCTTCagatgttttattatttaatgatagCATCTCTATCCAATGGGAAAAATAATCTATTAGAATTAAGTAAGATTTACCACCAAATTCCAAAATATCAGCCGCAATTTTATTAAACCTCAATTTTGGTATTGAATGTGCTAACATTGGCTCTCTATAATTATTTGGCATTAATTTTTCACaaattctacatttttttataaactggACAATATCATCCCTAAGGTTTGGccaaaaaaataaagatcttgctttattaatagttttactaGTTCCTATATGACCTTTATGTAACAGAGTAATCATTTCCTGTTTTAGAGATTTtggtacaattattttattttcaacaaaaacaatTCCTGCttcaacatatatatcatttttAATACTGTAATATGGCTTTATATACTTTGGAATCTTGTTTTCTTTAGGCCAGCCTTTAtaataaaaatcaacaattgtaGCCAAAACTTTATCTTTAGAGGTTTCTTCTCTgaactgatatatttttttatctgtcaTTGGTAAGTATAGTGAGACTGAATGAACCATATCAAACATCTCTAAATCAAGGGTTTGTGCCTTTAAACTAGCTCTAGAAAGCATATCTGCAAATTGAATATGCTTTCCTGGAACatagtaaatatttaatatgtactttaaTAATTTTAGCCTTACACGCTGCAACCTTACTGACCCAATTTTGCATATTGGTTTCTGCATAATTGAAATTATTGGTTTATGATCTGTTTGGACATCAACATCACACTGGTAAATAAAGTTATGAAATTTTTGTGTACCATAAAAAATGGCTAATAACTCTTTCTCTGTCTGTaatttatttcatgttcattcaTAGACCTAGATGAACATGCAACTAATTTCAACATACCATCATAGTTTTGAAACATACAACACCCAATTCCATTTTTGGATGCATCACATTGCAAAACTATCTTTTTATTTGGATCAAATGGTACCAGAGCTGgagaatttaaaattattttctttaacttaTCAAAACATTCCTGGTGTTTAGGCAACCATTGCCATTCTACattgttttttaaaagtttaCATAAAATTTGCATGTGCTCAGCCATATTTTTAACATAACGTCTAATATAGTTAAAGGAACCTATTATTCTTTGTAACTCTAATTTACTTTTTGGAGTTTCTAATTTACATAAAGCATCTGTCCTCTCAGGATCTACTTTCATTCCtaaatgagaaaaaatttgtcccATAAACTTTACTTCTTTTTTGCTAAATTGAATTTTCTCTTTATTAAATCTAGCACCCACCTCTTTTGCTCTATTTATCACCTCTTTGACCGCTTGATCATGGTCATCTTGAGACGCCCCTGCTATGATCATATCATCATGACAAACTACAATCTTTTTAATATCACCAAAATGCTTTTCAACTGCCTCTTGAAAAAGGTCTTGAGAATTTGATAACCCAAAAGGTAAAACTAAAAACCTGTAAGTTCCATAGTGTGTAGAGAAACAACATTTCCATGAAGAATTTTCATCAATTGAAAGTTGGTGATAACTTTCAGATAAATCAAAAACagaatatacatttttatttaataattttgaacataTTTCCTCAATGGACTCCCCAACTCTAGGTTTGCGTACTATATGTTTATTCAGATCTGAGGGATCTAAACATATTCTTAATTTACCATTACTCTTTTCGACTATCACCATTCTATTAATACTTGCCCTGGGGTCTATGTTTTCTaccttaacaattgcttttcttTGGACTAATCTATCTAGCTCAGTTTTAAGtgaatttctaatttttattgGACACTTGGTAGGTGGATAGCAAACTGGTTCAAATttatcatttgttgtaatttCATATGTGCCAGGAAATTTGCCTGACCCTGTGAAAACTTCAAAATTTTCATTGATAAATTTATCTGTTAAATCAGACCGGcctatcttatttatttttatagaatcaaTACGTTATACCAAACTTAAATTTAAACATGTTTGTCCACATATCATAACCTGACTTGCACCATCCACAATGAcaaaatcttcaaaaatattcttacccttacattttacatttaaatttactaCACCTATAGGATGAGACACATTTCCATCAAATGCCTTTAACACATATTCAGTAGGCCTGGTTTTaaattgacaattaaattttttataaacatttaaaggaataacaTTTACATCTGCCCCTGTGTCTAACTTAGCTTTCAATTTATAATTTTCAACCTCTATATACTCTTCTTAAGTGTCTATCAAATCAACATTACATACCTTTTTCCTGCTGTTAACATTTCTTACAAAAAATTCATTAGAAGAGGTTGACTCACAATCATCTTTTTCAgtacttttaataattttggcCTTGCAGGCAACTGCATAATGGTTTTTTAGTCCACACTTGTTACACTTCTTGCCATAAGCTGGGCATTCCCTCGGACCATGCTTTTTTGCACACCTTCTGcataaaaaaactttttcttcAACTTCTTTCTCTTCATTCCAAGGTTTCTTCTTTatatcatatttctttttctCTATCTTCTGTGTATGATTAATATTTCCTGTGTTATATTGAAACTGTAAATTTTGAGATCTACTTTGCTCACTTGTTCTGCAGAATTCTATAgctttatttaaacttaatttgTCTATTCGCAGGAGGGCTTCTCGTGTGGTCGGATCCCTAATTCTCATAACAATTTTGTCTCTTAATGCCTTGTCTTCACATGACTCATCGGGATCTAGGGCATTGTAATTGCAACTTCTAACCAAATGTCTGCACTCtgtcaaaaaatgttcaaatgtcTCCCCATCTTCTTGTACTCGTTTTATAAAGTTGTACCTCTCAAAGCATTCGTTAACTCTTGGGTTCACATACTTATCTAACAGATGCATTGTGAATTCATACTTATTTAGTTCTTCATCAGGGATAACAAAAGTAGCCATAATCCGTGCTGATTCATGGCCAATAATATTTCGCAGGATGGATAATTTCACCTGATCTACAGCGTCGTGTTGTCCTGTTGCTACTAAATAATCTTCGAATGAAATTTTCCAAAATTTCCATTCAGAAGCGGCACTCTGACCCTGGAGGTCGAAATCTTGGGGTAACTTAACATAACCTATTCCATTGACCATGCTTGCCATTTTGGGaacacttaaatttttctttttaataaacttAGCACTTAACTTTATCCTTGGACACGTAGATTCCATAAATTGACTGCGCCATGTTTAAAGTATGTTAATAAGGTCTCAATTAAACTACTGTATTGGCTaaacatatattaataatattcatacattACAACATGATCATGTCGCCCATTGTCCCCGTTGGGAAGTGGTGTTgacttgacattgacatatttgaCATAGTTACCAGGTTTACGTTAAGCCTATCTTACATTAATGTCAAAcaaacgttttagacttacttcgtcaattttgagctatccaacaataattgcagaatgtcataagtgaagaatatcaatttgctatccggatttaatccataaattaaataatgggatgctataaaataatgatattagctaaaaaaaaaaacggtctaatagtcagtaataaagcatataaatgttctttaacatacaaaagagatgacgtagagaagggcataacgtaacaataaacccatataattttaaagaattgaaacgttttagatatcgtagataactttgtaacataagaaataaaagggaattttcaggtagctaactgatgtatacataactcttataatacttttaaatccagaagtctaatacgaatctctaaaagcaggatatataaaacagtgattaaaccagtgctaatgtgtggatatgtgacaagaacgtattaattagatcaggaatcaggattgctagaaaagccatcagaggtattttccgacttacaaaggtccgagtactaaccaatacgaacggaactaatgccaatgtcaaacacatatataaagatagcaatgtcgtacaagaaactcaatctcaactccaacgttcagctagctatatccaaaggctctctcaataactgcattaccaagttaaattgggagaatgccacga
The genomic region above belongs to Diabrotica undecimpunctata isolate CICGRU chromosome 8, icDiaUnde3, whole genome shotgun sequence and contains:
- the LOC140448964 gene encoding uncharacterized protein; translation: MASMVNGIGYVKLPQDFDLQGQSAASEWKFWKISFEDYLVATGQHDAVDQVKLSILRNIIGHESARIMATFVIPDEELNKYEFTMHLLDKYVNPRVNECFERYNFIKRVQEDGETFEHFLTECRHLVRSCNYNALDPDESCEDKALRDKIVMRIRDPTTREALLRIDKLSLNKAIEFCRTSEQSRSQNLQFQYNTGNINHTQKIEKKKYDIKKKPWNEEKEVEEKVFLCRRCAKKHGPRECPAYGKKCNKCGLKNHYAVACKAKIIKSTEKDDCESTSSNEFFVRNVNSRKKVCNVDLIDT